In the Setaria italica strain Yugu1 chromosome VI, Setaria_italica_v2.0, whole genome shotgun sequence genome, one interval contains:
- the LOC101785422 gene encoding vacuolar fusion protein CCZ1 homolog isoform X2: protein MGLSTAAAGDGAQLCVFDLRRGQQEGQELDKILFFHPADCPILLQLSVIGLCEGIVTFTRIFSPVEDCEVIESEKHSHIFYQAEPDIWMVLVVEKTKDNELTWRCGALQGILKEAHSLFAMFHGPIRTLLDRQPSAELARGHLRTFLTDYLSDFHAGKKLQFPTYRDCLKERGTVQMLTVSREVALEVQSLTTVLGSCLGNTTCQSLVLFEDLLVSTTLPPDDTLNLYTYAVLRLTPRALSSNASSWSYLRKGTSVNAGPTSSSSNGTTAGERPLLREKLSKGKDGFVAADFATTEVRGAVPLTPILWFQQAEERMYLCIYQHKSLTILLLIPASSLINGEEGIAHVKKQMLENASQKIVTVEQKLTRGWGGENAYHVAGYRYLLVDPDRRISRASPPGKVTTLAKDSLLALNRLRQEVDLEKSRYKRSDPCHDNDFEVCIRTKSNAWVIAKITRGRELYMALEKGGETLLYASTAVEKFSNRYCEGAFSTD, encoded by the exons ATGGGGCTctcgacggcggccgcgggcgacgGGGCGCAGCTCTGCGTCTTCGACCTCCGCAGGGGCCAGCAGGAGGGCCAGGAGCTCGACAAGATCCTCTTCTTCCACCCCGCCGACTGCCCCATCCTGCTCCAGCTCTCCGTCATCGGGCTCTGCGAGGGGATCGTCACTTTCACGAG AATATTTTCTCCTGTAGAGGATTGTGAAGTTATAGAATCTGAGAAGCACTCCCACATTTTTTATCAAGCGGAACCTGATATTTGGATGGTTCTG GTTGTGGAAAAAACCAAGGACAATGAATTGACCTGGCGTTGTGGTGCACTGCAAGGGATACTTAAAGAGGCCCATTCACTCTTCGCAATGTTCCATGGACCAATCCGAACTTTACTTGACAGACAACCCAGTGCTGAACTTGCTCGTGGTCACCTCCGCACATTTCTCACAGATTATTTGAGTG ATTTTCATGCTGGTAAAAAGCTGCAATTCCCAACCTACCGTGATTGCCTAAAGGAGAGGGGAACGGTCCAAATGCTCACAGTATCAAGAGAAGTAGCACTTGAAGTTCAG TCACTCACCACAGTTCTTGGATCATGTCTTGGAAACACCACCTGCCAATCGCTCGTACTATTTGAAGACCTCTTGGTGTCTACAACACTGCCCCCG gatgATACTTTAAACCTATATACTTATGCTGTCCTGAGGTTAACTCCTCGCGCTCTATCTTCCAATGCAAGCTCTTGGTCCTATTTGCGGAAAGGAACTTCTGTTAATGCAGGCCCAACTTCAAGTTCATCAAATGGAACAACTGCAGGAGAAAG GCCTCTCCTGCGTGAGAAATTGTCAAAGGGAAAGGACGGTTTTGTTGCTGCTGATTTTGCAACTACAGAAGTTCGTGGTGCTGTACCCTTGACTCCAATACTCTGGTTCCAGCAGGCAGAGGAGCGCATGTACCTATGCATTTACCAGCACAAGAGTCTCACTATCCTTTTGCTGATTCCTGCTTCCTCACTAATAAACGGAGAAGAGGGCATTGCTCATGTGAAGAAGCAGATGCTTGAAAAT GCATCACAGAAGATTGTCACTGTTGAACAGAAATTGACACGAGGATGGGGAGGAGAAAATGCTTATCATGTTGCTGGATATCGTTACTTGCTGGTTGATCCAGACAGAAGAATATCAAGAGCATCCCCACCTGGGAAAGTCACCACCCTGGCAAAG GATTCGCTACTTGCCCTCAATAGGCTAAGACAAGAAGTAGATTTAGAGAAGTCAAGATACAAGAGAAGTGACCCTTGTCATGATAATGATTTTGAAGTATGCATCAGAACAAAAAGCAATGCATGGGTGATTGCTAAAATTACTCGAGGGAGGGAGCTTTACATGGCTTTAGAGAAAGGTGGTGAAACACTTCTATATGCTTCCACAGCTGTAGAGAAGTTTAGCAACAG GTACTGCGAGGGAGCTTTCTCTACGGACTGA
- the LOC101785422 gene encoding vacuolar fusion protein CCZ1 homolog isoform X1 produces MGLSTAAAGDGAQLCVFDLRRGQQEGQELDKILFFHPADCPILLQLSVIGLCEGIVTFTRIFSPVEDCEVIESEKHSHIFYQAEPDIWMVLVVEKTKDNELTWRCGALQGILKEAHSLFAMFHGPIRTLLDRQPSAELARGHLRTFLTDYLSDFHAGKKLQFPTYRDCLKERGTVQMLTVSREVALEVQSLTTVLGSCLGNTTCQSLVLFEDLLVSTTLPPDDTLNLYTYAVLRLTPRALSSNASSWSYLRKGTSVNAGPTSSSSNGTTAGERYHSRSRDTSPDGQNQMHHNFRPLLREKLSKGKDGFVAADFATTEVRGAVPLTPILWFQQAEERMYLCIYQHKSLTILLLIPASSLINGEEGIAHVKKQMLENASQKIVTVEQKLTRGWGGENAYHVAGYRYLLVDPDRRISRASPPGKVTTLAKDSLLALNRLRQEVDLEKSRYKRSDPCHDNDFEVCIRTKSNAWVIAKITRGRELYMALEKGGETLLYASTAVEKFSNRYCEGAFSTD; encoded by the exons ATGGGGCTctcgacggcggccgcgggcgacgGGGCGCAGCTCTGCGTCTTCGACCTCCGCAGGGGCCAGCAGGAGGGCCAGGAGCTCGACAAGATCCTCTTCTTCCACCCCGCCGACTGCCCCATCCTGCTCCAGCTCTCCGTCATCGGGCTCTGCGAGGGGATCGTCACTTTCACGAG AATATTTTCTCCTGTAGAGGATTGTGAAGTTATAGAATCTGAGAAGCACTCCCACATTTTTTATCAAGCGGAACCTGATATTTGGATGGTTCTG GTTGTGGAAAAAACCAAGGACAATGAATTGACCTGGCGTTGTGGTGCACTGCAAGGGATACTTAAAGAGGCCCATTCACTCTTCGCAATGTTCCATGGACCAATCCGAACTTTACTTGACAGACAACCCAGTGCTGAACTTGCTCGTGGTCACCTCCGCACATTTCTCACAGATTATTTGAGTG ATTTTCATGCTGGTAAAAAGCTGCAATTCCCAACCTACCGTGATTGCCTAAAGGAGAGGGGAACGGTCCAAATGCTCACAGTATCAAGAGAAGTAGCACTTGAAGTTCAG TCACTCACCACAGTTCTTGGATCATGTCTTGGAAACACCACCTGCCAATCGCTCGTACTATTTGAAGACCTCTTGGTGTCTACAACACTGCCCCCG gatgATACTTTAAACCTATATACTTATGCTGTCCTGAGGTTAACTCCTCGCGCTCTATCTTCCAATGCAAGCTCTTGGTCCTATTTGCGGAAAGGAACTTCTGTTAATGCAGGCCCAACTTCAAGTTCATCAAATGGAACAACTGCAGGAGAAAGGTACCATAGTCGATCTCGTGATACTTCTCCTGATGGACAAAATCAGATGCATCATAATTTCAGGCCTCTCCTGCGTGAGAAATTGTCAAAGGGAAAGGACGGTTTTGTTGCTGCTGATTTTGCAACTACAGAAGTTCGTGGTGCTGTACCCTTGACTCCAATACTCTGGTTCCAGCAGGCAGAGGAGCGCATGTACCTATGCATTTACCAGCACAAGAGTCTCACTATCCTTTTGCTGATTCCTGCTTCCTCACTAATAAACGGAGAAGAGGGCATTGCTCATGTGAAGAAGCAGATGCTTGAAAAT GCATCACAGAAGATTGTCACTGTTGAACAGAAATTGACACGAGGATGGGGAGGAGAAAATGCTTATCATGTTGCTGGATATCGTTACTTGCTGGTTGATCCAGACAGAAGAATATCAAGAGCATCCCCACCTGGGAAAGTCACCACCCTGGCAAAG GATTCGCTACTTGCCCTCAATAGGCTAAGACAAGAAGTAGATTTAGAGAAGTCAAGATACAAGAGAAGTGACCCTTGTCATGATAATGATTTTGAAGTATGCATCAGAACAAAAAGCAATGCATGGGTGATTGCTAAAATTACTCGAGGGAGGGAGCTTTACATGGCTTTAGAGAAAGGTGGTGAAACACTTCTATATGCTTCCACAGCTGTAGAGAAGTTTAGCAACAG GTACTGCGAGGGAGCTTTCTCTACGGACTGA